A single genomic interval of Picosynechococcus sp. PCC 7003 harbors:
- a CDS encoding anhydro-N-acetylmuramic acid kinase yields the protein MRVIGLMSGTSVDGIDAALVEIQGEADAIEIELLGFTTYSYPSELREKILAVCAGEKLSALEFAALDDEIAHSFATAARQLQERYGKAELIGSHGQTIFHRPPNGNLGLSWQLGRGEAIAQQTNLPTVSNFRRADLAAGGQGAPLVPKVDAYLLADSTKHRCIQNLGGIGNVTYLPPKNQADWENYVIGWDTGPGNVLLDLAIQKLTNGTQAYDQDGIWASQGTPHLDLVQRWLGDPFVEQLPPKSTGREYFGVDFLEKCWHDAQAFQLTEADWLASLTEFTALTVQRNYELFLPQLPDEIFLCGGGCRNSYLRERLQVAFGNQIPVRSTDDLDLNHDAKEAIAFAVLAYWRTKEFPGNLPKVTGAKCPALLGEIHLPY from the coding sequence ATGCGTGTGATTGGTTTAATGAGCGGCACTTCAGTCGATGGCATTGATGCGGCCCTGGTAGAGATTCAGGGGGAAGCCGACGCTATTGAAATTGAACTACTCGGCTTTACGACCTATTCTTATCCGTCTGAACTCCGGGAAAAAATCCTCGCAGTGTGTGCCGGAGAAAAACTCAGTGCCTTGGAATTTGCGGCCCTTGATGACGAAATTGCCCACAGTTTTGCTACTGCGGCAAGGCAACTTCAAGAACGCTACGGCAAAGCAGAATTAATCGGTTCCCACGGCCAAACCATTTTTCATCGTCCTCCCAATGGCAACTTGGGTTTGAGTTGGCAACTGGGTCGTGGTGAGGCGATCGCCCAACAAACAAACTTGCCAACGGTCAGTAATTTTCGCCGGGCAGATCTTGCCGCCGGGGGACAGGGCGCGCCGCTTGTGCCGAAGGTCGATGCCTATCTTTTGGCTGACTCGACGAAACACCGCTGTATTCAAAACCTGGGAGGCATTGGTAATGTCACCTATTTGCCGCCCAAAAACCAGGCTGATTGGGAAAATTACGTGATCGGTTGGGATACTGGCCCTGGCAATGTGCTGTTGGATTTAGCGATTCAAAAATTAACCAACGGTACCCAAGCCTACGACCAAGATGGAATTTGGGCGTCCCAGGGAACACCCCACTTAGATTTAGTCCAACGCTGGCTAGGGGATCCTTTTGTGGAGCAGTTGCCGCCAAAGTCTACGGGTCGAGAATATTTCGGGGTGGATTTTTTGGAAAAATGTTGGCACGACGCCCAGGCGTTCCAACTTACAGAGGCGGATTGGCTCGCAAGTTTGACGGAATTTACGGCGCTAACAGTGCAGCGAAACTATGAACTCTTTTTACCCCAACTGCCCGACGAAATTTTTCTGTGTGGTGGTGGGTGCCGCAATAGTTATCTCAGAGAACGTCTACAAGTTGCGTTCGGAAATCAGATTCCCGTCAGAAGCACCGACGACCTGGATTTAAACCACGATGCCAAAGAGGCGATCGCCTTTGCGGTATTAGCCTACTGGCGCACGAAAGAATTTCCGGGAAATCTGCCAAAGGTAACGGGGGCAAAATGTCCGGCGCTCCTTGGTGAAATTCATCTGCCCTATTGA
- a CDS encoding tyrosine-type recombinase/integrase has protein sequence METSLASLGPFSVPADNPDILSQLLENQKSPHTWRAYKKDIRDFFRFVADANEATPLLVEAFLNLEQPQALALVLRYKNHLRDVRCLKEATINRRLAALKALVRLANQLGQCRYTLSGIKGEKVSRYRDTTGISQTVYRQILKIPNQKTIKGKRDYAILRLLWDNALRRNEIVQTNLEDLDLERRSLAILGKGKGRQKQWVTLSAATITALKAWLAVRPGSKSKIQPLFIALDRAHLGHRLTGTAIYQLVRTTAKAAGVTKLLSPHRIRHSGITAALDATNGDVRKVQKFSRHADLNTLMIYDDNRRDVQGEITDLLANLI, from the coding sequence ATGGAAACATCCCTGGCTAGCCTTGGCCCTTTTTCTGTCCCTGCGGACAATCCTGATATCCTGAGCCAACTCCTTGAAAACCAAAAATCTCCCCATACCTGGCGGGCTTACAAAAAAGATATTCGTGATTTTTTTCGGTTCGTGGCCGATGCCAATGAAGCCACGCCGCTCTTGGTCGAAGCCTTTCTAAATCTGGAGCAGCCCCAAGCCCTTGCCCTCGTATTGCGCTATAAAAATCATCTGCGGGATGTCCGTTGCCTCAAGGAAGCCACCATTAACCGCCGTCTCGCGGCCCTCAAAGCATTGGTTCGTTTGGCGAATCAGTTAGGGCAATGTCGCTACACCCTCAGTGGCATCAAAGGAGAAAAGGTCAGTCGCTATCGAGATACCACCGGGATTTCACAAACTGTTTATCGACAAATTTTAAAAATCCCCAACCAGAAGACCATTAAGGGCAAGCGTGATTACGCTATTTTGAGATTGCTCTGGGATAATGCGCTGCGACGGAATGAAATTGTCCAAACCAATTTAGAAGATTTAGATCTCGAACGGCGATCGCTAGCCATTTTAGGCAAGGGAAAAGGTCGCCAAAAACAGTGGGTGACTCTCTCGGCAGCGACAATTACGGCCCTCAAAGCTTGGTTGGCTGTCCGCCCTGGATCTAAAAGTAAAATTCAACCCTTATTTATTGCCCTGGATCGTGCCCACCTGGGCCACCGTCTCACGGGGACTGCCATTTACCAGTTAGTCCGGACTACAGCCAAGGCCGCCGGCGTCACAAAATTATTATCGCCCCACCGCATTCGCCACTCTGGGATTACAGCCGCCCTTGATGCAACCAATGGGGATGTGCGTAAAGTACAAAAATTTTCTCGCCATGCGGATCTCAATACCTTGATGATTTATGACGATAATCGTAGGGATGTACAAGGGGAAATTACAGACCTCTTGGCAAATCTGATTTAG
- the tgt gene encoding tRNA guanosine(34) transglycosylase Tgt has protein sequence MSHFHFSLHKECCHTNARVGVFHTPHGIVETPRFMPVGTLANVKGITPDHLVQAQAQMVLSNTYHLHLQPGEEIVQKAGGLHRFMAWDGPILTDSGGFQVFSLSEMRKIREEGVVFRSPRDGRLIDMTPERSIQIQNALGADVIMAFDECPPGDAGREAVAAATARTYRWLERCIVAHEREDQALFGIVQGGIFLDLRSQAVTDLTKLDLPGYAIGGVSVGESPENIRKVVQHTAPLLPKNKIRYLMGVGTYREMAQAIAAGIDVFDCVIPTRLGRHGAALVQGDRWNLKNAQFKEDFRPLDESCPCYTCQNFTRAYLHHLIKAKEMLAYMLLSLHNVTELIQFTVRIRESILGDRFVEEFGEWLEPEPTHARIDCKP, from the coding sequence GTGAGCCATTTTCATTTTTCGCTGCATAAGGAATGTTGCCATACAAATGCCCGGGTCGGCGTGTTTCATACGCCCCACGGAATTGTGGAAACGCCCCGATTTATGCCCGTGGGTACCCTTGCGAATGTGAAAGGCATCACGCCAGACCATCTAGTCCAGGCCCAGGCCCAGATGGTCTTGTCGAATACTTACCACCTCCATTTGCAACCAGGGGAAGAAATTGTTCAGAAAGCCGGGGGACTCCATCGGTTTATGGCTTGGGATGGGCCGATTCTTACGGATTCTGGGGGATTCCAGGTCTTTAGTCTTAGTGAAATGCGCAAGATTCGTGAGGAGGGGGTGGTTTTCCGGTCGCCGAGAGATGGACGTTTGATTGATATGACCCCAGAGCGGTCGATTCAGATTCAAAATGCCCTGGGAGCCGATGTGATCATGGCCTTTGATGAATGTCCGCCGGGGGATGCGGGTCGGGAGGCAGTGGCAGCGGCAACGGCCCGAACCTATCGTTGGCTAGAGCGCTGTATTGTGGCCCATGAACGGGAGGATCAGGCGTTGTTTGGGATTGTCCAGGGGGGGATTTTCTTGGATTTACGCTCCCAAGCGGTGACGGATTTAACGAAATTAGACCTACCGGGTTATGCCATTGGGGGGGTCAGTGTGGGGGAATCGCCAGAAAATATTCGCAAAGTGGTGCAGCATACAGCACCGTTACTGCCGAAAAATAAGATCCGTTATTTGATGGGAGTGGGCACCTACCGGGAAATGGCCCAGGCGATCGCCGCTGGGATTGATGTGTTTGATTGTGTGATTCCCACGCGGTTAGGTCGCCATGGTGCGGCCCTGGTGCAAGGCGATCGCTGGAATTTAAAAAATGCTCAATTTAAAGAAGATTTCCGCCCCCTGGATGAAAGTTGCCCTTGTTATACATGCCAGAATTTTACGCGGGCCTATTTGCACCATTTAATTAAGGCGAAAGAAATGTTAGCCTACATGCTACTTTCTTTACATAACGTTACAGAATTGATTCAATTTACCGTGAGAATTCGTGAATCAATCCTTGGCGATCGCTTCGTGGAAGAATTCGGCGAATGGCTAGAACCCGAACCAACTCATGCTAGGATTGACTGCAAACCATAA
- a CDS encoding photosystem II reaction center protein K, which produces MEAALLLAKLPEAYSIFDPLVDVLPLIPLFFLLLAFVWQAAVGFK; this is translated from the coding sequence ATGGAAGCGGCATTATTACTTGCGAAATTACCTGAGGCCTACTCAATTTTCGATCCCCTCGTGGATGTTTTGCCTCTAATTCCTTTGTTCTTCTTGCTGTTGGCATTTGTATGGCAAGCGGCAGTGGGCTTCAAATAA
- a CDS encoding ABC transporter ATP-binding protein has translation MAAPSRLRRLLAYLKPYQRDIWLGIGALILVNGLGVYLPIILSNTVDSLQTDVGLGNLTRAVLLMLLLASVMWGIRMLSRIAIFGVGRQVEFDLKQKIFQHLLTLEPAYFANQSSGDLINRATSDVDNVRRLLGFSVLSLANTVFAYAMTLPVMLSLHGKLSVMAIAVYPAMLLTVQLFSGRLRDEQKEVQEELSELSQLIQEDMSGISLIKIYAQEANERQAFDKQNQKLLQANLGLARIRNLLFPIIEGISYISLLILLIFGTRAITADELTVGNFIALILLVERLVVPTALLGFTITSYQRGEVSIDRIEAILDNQPLIQDHTTAHPLDRHQVEGQIVAKHLSFTYPGDNRPALDDLNFTINPGEIIAIVGSIGAGKSTLANALPRLIDIEPGQLFLDGQDLTDIRLQDLRQAIAYVPQESFLFSSQIRDNIAYGLPGSDQPEIESSAQQAQIHHEILNFPRQYNTLVGERGITLSGGQRQRSSLARAFMIDAPVLILDDALSSVDNKTATEILDYLSHSPQNKTVIFITHQLSAAAKGDRIFVMDHGKIVQTGIHEALINQEGLYKQLWEQNQLAEILT, from the coding sequence ATGGCTGCTCCCTCTCGCTTGCGCCGACTTCTGGCCTACCTCAAACCCTATCAACGGGACATCTGGCTAGGGATTGGCGCCCTTATTCTTGTCAATGGCCTGGGCGTTTATCTGCCGATTATCCTCAGTAATACAGTAGATTCCCTCCAAACAGATGTCGGCCTAGGTAATTTAACCCGTGCTGTTTTGTTAATGTTGCTCCTCGCCTCGGTTATGTGGGGAATTCGGATGCTCTCTCGCATTGCGATTTTCGGTGTGGGTCGGCAAGTGGAGTTTGATCTAAAGCAAAAAATTTTCCAACATCTCCTCACCCTAGAGCCTGCATATTTTGCCAATCAGTCCTCCGGAGATTTAATCAACCGGGCCACCAGTGATGTGGATAATGTGCGCCGTCTCCTGGGTTTTTCGGTGCTTAGTTTAGCCAATACGGTGTTTGCCTACGCGATGACCTTACCTGTGATGTTGTCGCTCCATGGCAAGCTCAGTGTGATGGCGATCGCCGTTTATCCAGCCATGCTACTCACGGTACAACTGTTTAGTGGTCGGTTGCGGGACGAACAAAAAGAAGTCCAAGAGGAGCTTTCAGAGCTCAGTCAATTGATCCAAGAAGACATGAGTGGCATTTCTTTGATCAAAATCTATGCCCAGGAAGCCAACGAACGCCAAGCCTTTGACAAGCAAAATCAGAAGTTGCTACAAGCCAATCTTGGCCTGGCCCGGATTCGGAATTTACTCTTTCCGATTATCGAAGGAATTTCTTATATCAGCCTATTGATCCTGCTGATCTTTGGGACGAGGGCTATTACCGCTGATGAACTGACAGTGGGGAATTTTATCGCCCTCATTTTATTAGTCGAACGCTTGGTGGTGCCTACGGCTCTACTGGGTTTCACGATTACGTCCTATCAACGGGGTGAAGTGAGCATTGATCGCATTGAAGCCATCCTTGACAATCAACCCCTCATCCAAGACCACACCACCGCCCATCCCCTGGATCGTCATCAGGTCGAAGGCCAAATTGTTGCCAAGCATCTTTCTTTTACTTACCCCGGCGACAATCGTCCAGCCCTAGATGATCTCAACTTCACCATTAACCCCGGTGAAATCATCGCCATTGTGGGATCTATTGGTGCAGGGAAATCGACCCTAGCCAATGCTTTGCCGCGCCTGATTGATATTGAACCTGGCCAACTGTTCCTCGACGGCCAAGACCTCACCGACATTCGCCTTCAAGATCTGCGCCAGGCGATCGCCTATGTTCCCCAAGAAAGTTTTCTCTTCAGCAGTCAAATCCGTGACAACATCGCCTACGGATTACCTGGTAGCGACCAACCCGAAATTGAATCCTCCGCCCAACAGGCGCAAATCCACCACGAAATCTTGAACTTCCCCCGGCAATACAACACCCTTGTCGGTGAACGCGGCATCACCCTTTCCGGTGGACAGCGCCAGCGTAGCTCCCTGGCCCGGGCTTTTATGATCGATGCCCCTGTCCTCATCCTCGATGATGCTCTCTCTAGCGTCGATAACAAAACTGCCACCGAAATTCTCGACTATCTTTCCCACTCCCCCCAAAACAAAACCGTTATCTTTATCACCCACCAACTTTCTGCCGCCGCCAAAGGCGATCGCATTTTCGTCATGGATCACGGCAAAATCGTCCAAACTGGCATCCACGAAGCCCTAATCAACCAAGAGGGACTCTACAAACAACTCTGGGAGCAAAACCAACTCGCCGAAATCCTCACCTAA
- the cobS gene encoding adenosylcobinamide-GDP ribazoletransferase, with product MVRFLSGLVQLWRSLLGAILFYTMLPLPKGVQPSFNRIARWCPWVGVIIGSILLGVFWGLESLNISALLRSAILVALWLGLTGGLHLDGAMDTADGLAVTEPKHRLAVMADSVSGAFGVMAGILILLLKVTALESFGLETGYFLVVIPAWGRWSQVVAIAFYPYLKAEGKGAFHKQQFQLYPDLCWSICPMLLFLLLSYFVLPLSQWLSILLSDLWFMTVAIAVSAWFGQKFQGHTGDTYGATVEWTEVACLISTALFTNGL from the coding sequence ATGGTTCGTTTTTTATCAGGTTTGGTGCAGCTATGGCGATCGCTCTTGGGGGCGATTCTTTTTTATACGATGTTACCGCTGCCCAAGGGAGTGCAACCTAGTTTTAACCGCATTGCTCGTTGGTGTCCTTGGGTGGGTGTCATCATTGGGAGCATATTGCTGGGAGTTTTTTGGGGTTTAGAGAGTTTAAATATTTCTGCTTTACTCAGGAGTGCGATTTTAGTGGCCCTTTGGTTGGGTCTGACGGGCGGCCTACATTTAGACGGGGCAATGGATACGGCCGATGGTTTAGCAGTGACCGAACCGAAACACCGTTTAGCGGTGATGGCTGATAGCGTCTCTGGGGCATTTGGGGTGATGGCCGGGATCTTAATCCTGTTGCTCAAGGTCACCGCCCTCGAAAGTTTCGGGTTAGAGACTGGGTATTTTTTGGTTGTGATACCAGCTTGGGGGCGTTGGTCTCAGGTGGTGGCGATCGCCTTTTATCCCTATCTAAAAGCCGAAGGCAAAGGAGCATTCCACAAACAGCAGTTCCAGTTATATCCAGATTTGTGCTGGAGTATCTGCCCCATGCTCTTGTTTTTACTCTTGAGCTATTTTGTCCTGCCGCTTAGTCAATGGTTAAGTATTTTGCTCAGTGATCTTTGGTTTATGACAGTGGCGATCGCCGTCAGTGCTTGGTTTGGCCAGAAATTTCAGGGCCATACAGGCGATACCTACGGTGCCACTGTGGAATGGACCGAAGTCGCCTGTCTCATTAGCACTGCTTTATTCACGAATGGGTTGTAA
- a CDS encoding PPC domain-containing protein: MMYRPLGIRSGQEINQRLSDQDIPTGEGGFARDYAITLQAGDQVAIDLLSDDFDTIVLLLAADGSTIAENDDAADGSTNSLLFVRINETGRYIVRVRAFGETGNGDFSLKVTRLQPIRE; this comes from the coding sequence ATGATGTATCGACCCCTCGGAATTCGCTCTGGTCAGGAGATTAATCAGCGACTTTCGGATCAGGATATCCCCACGGGTGAAGGGGGGTTTGCTAGGGATTATGCGATTACTCTCCAAGCGGGCGATCAAGTTGCCATTGATTTGCTTTCGGATGACTTTGATACGATTGTGCTGCTGCTGGCGGCGGATGGTTCGACGATTGCCGAAAATGATGATGCTGCCGATGGTTCCACGAATTCATTACTATTTGTGCGAATTAATGAAACAGGACGCTATATTGTGCGGGTACGGGCCTTTGGGGAAACAGGCAATGGTGATTTTTCGCTCAAGGTAACGCGCTTACAACCCATTCGTGAATAA
- a CDS encoding AAA family ATPase produces the protein MYHSISALIEALQQPAMYPHPTQGAIALVQTHVSYVFLTGDYAYKIKKAVNFGFLDFSTLDKRHHFCEVELELNRALAADLYLEVLPITYDGQTYAFDGAGEVVEYAVKMRQFPQENLLSEMFTAGTLTEDHMVQLGKAVADFHQRATTNDYILGFGEIAKIRQAIDENYAQTAKYIGTVQTQDRFEQTKQFTDNFFASREEIFAKRRREEKIKECHGDLHLRNICFWQDQIQLFDRIEFNEPFRFVDTMYDVAFTVMDLDARGAKELGNAFLNTYVERTGDWEGLQVLPLYLSRQAYVRAKVTSFLLDDPAIAPEAKIQAAATASDYYDLAWRYTQRPQGKVIVMCGLSGAGKSTVARVAARQWNGIQLRSDAVRKHLAGLALEAKGDDSLYSEAMNEQTYARLQELGLLLAKQGFTVILDAKYDKLVYRKNVIKACADQDIPLEIFHCQAPLPVLAQRLTTRTNDISDATADLLTSQQEQFDPFAPEERPLVKTLDTTQAPVAIMAQLTEEPI, from the coding sequence ATGTACCATTCGATCTCAGCCTTGATTGAAGCGCTACAACAGCCTGCGATGTATCCCCACCCGACCCAAGGGGCGATCGCCTTAGTGCAAACCCATGTGTCCTACGTATTTTTGACCGGGGACTATGCCTACAAAATCAAAAAAGCGGTTAATTTTGGCTTCCTGGATTTTTCGACCCTAGACAAGCGTCACCATTTCTGCGAAGTAGAACTAGAGCTAAATCGCGCCCTGGCTGCTGATCTGTACTTAGAAGTGCTGCCCATTACCTATGACGGCCAAACCTACGCCTTTGACGGGGCAGGGGAAGTGGTGGAATATGCCGTGAAAATGCGTCAATTCCCCCAAGAGAATCTGTTGAGTGAAATGTTTACTGCAGGCACTCTCACCGAAGATCACATGGTGCAACTGGGAAAAGCCGTCGCTGATTTCCACCAACGGGCGACTACTAATGATTACATCCTCGGCTTTGGGGAAATTGCCAAAATCCGTCAGGCCATTGATGAAAACTACGCCCAAACAGCTAAATATATTGGTACTGTCCAGACCCAGGATCGCTTCGAGCAAACCAAGCAATTTACAGACAATTTCTTTGCTAGTCGGGAGGAAATTTTTGCCAAACGCCGCCGCGAAGAAAAAATCAAAGAATGCCATGGCGATCTGCACCTGCGCAATATTTGTTTTTGGCAGGATCAGATTCAATTGTTTGACCGCATTGAATTTAATGAGCCTTTTCGGTTCGTGGATACCATGTATGACGTGGCTTTCACGGTGATGGATCTGGATGCTCGGGGCGCTAAGGAACTGGGGAATGCTTTTCTCAACACCTATGTCGAACGTACCGGAGATTGGGAAGGGCTCCAGGTTTTACCCCTATATCTGAGTCGTCAGGCCTATGTGCGAGCAAAGGTGACGTCATTCCTTTTGGATGATCCGGCGATCGCCCCAGAAGCAAAAATTCAGGCTGCGGCCACCGCTTCCGATTACTACGACTTAGCCTGGCGTTATACCCAACGTCCCCAGGGAAAAGTGATTGTGATGTGCGGCTTGTCTGGTGCTGGCAAATCAACGGTGGCTCGCGTGGCGGCCCGCCAATGGAATGGAATTCAACTGCGCTCCGATGCCGTGCGCAAACATTTAGCGGGTCTAGCTTTAGAGGCGAAAGGAGATGACAGCCTCTACAGTGAAGCGATGAATGAGCAAACTTACGCCCGTCTACAGGAGCTGGGTTTACTGTTAGCAAAACAAGGTTTTACGGTGATTCTCGATGCCAAGTATGACAAACTTGTCTACCGTAAAAATGTGATTAAAGCCTGTGCCGACCAAGATATTCCCTTAGAAATTTTCCACTGCCAAGCACCATTGCCGGTTTTAGCCCAACGGTTAACAACCCGCACCAACGATATTTCCGATGCAACGGCAGATCTGCTTACTAGCCAACAGGAGCAGTTTGACCCATTTGCCCCAGAGGAGCGCCCCCTGGTTAAAACCCTAGATACCACCCAGGCTCCTGTCGCAATCATGGCCCAACTGACGGAGGAACCGATTTAA
- a CDS encoding glutathione S-transferase family protein, with the protein MLKLYGGARSRASIVRWYLEELGADYEFVLLDMQAGEHKQPDFLSLNPFGKVPVLTDGEVTLFESGAILLYLAEKFGHLGTSPADKAIAYQWVLFANSTFAMGLTPAENRNEVMARYLQPLNDILQDTSFLLGEAFTVADVAVGSILAYIPLMFQDVDLSAYPALQAYLKRLGDRPAFQKAIMNRG; encoded by the coding sequence ATGCTGAAACTCTATGGTGGGGCGCGTAGCCGTGCCTCAATTGTGCGTTGGTACCTCGAAGAGCTCGGTGCTGACTATGAATTTGTCCTCCTCGATATGCAGGCGGGCGAACACAAGCAACCGGATTTCCTGTCCCTAAATCCCTTTGGGAAAGTGCCTGTCTTAACCGATGGCGAGGTCACTCTGTTTGAATCCGGTGCTATTCTGCTTTACCTTGCGGAAAAATTTGGCCACCTCGGTACTTCCCCGGCAGATAAGGCGATCGCCTACCAATGGGTGTTATTTGCCAACTCGACCTTTGCCATGGGACTCACCCCGGCTGAAAATCGCAATGAAGTCATGGCCCGTTACTTACAGCCGCTGAATGATATTTTGCAAGACACATCTTTTCTCTTAGGGGAAGCGTTTACCGTAGCGGATGTGGCCGTCGGTTCGATCCTCGCTTACATTCCTTTGATGTTCCAAGATGTGGATCTCAGCGCCTACCCAGCCCTCCAAGCTTACTTAAAACGATTAGGCGATCGCCCCGCTTTCCAAAAAGCGATTATGAATCGCGGTTAA
- a CDS encoding phycobiliprotein lyase, whose amino-acid sequence MNLLATSPSASTAFFQRSAGRWHSQRRYYTLNSDQEPLEAISEIEVVFLPAEHPHLKPLAIAHKLPSDQAFQCGAKVTWESTYTNVQRKPLKGETIFGIRDQFMYRDRGFSTTAPIVAEFELIQPHVMRLQTAYDGASFEEEIKFVGNKHRTRQTITSRAGQELMIAQYLETRL is encoded by the coding sequence ATGAATTTACTTGCGACTTCGCCCAGTGCCAGCACCGCCTTTTTTCAGCGCTCCGCCGGTCGGTGGCATTCCCAGCGCCGCTACTACACCCTCAACAGTGACCAGGAGCCCCTGGAGGCCATTTCAGAAATCGAAGTCGTCTTTTTGCCCGCCGAGCACCCTCACCTGAAACCCTTGGCGATCGCCCACAAATTACCCTCTGATCAGGCCTTTCAATGTGGGGCGAAAGTAACCTGGGAAAGCACCTACACCAATGTGCAACGCAAACCCCTAAAAGGAGAAACGATCTTTGGGATCCGGGATCAGTTCATGTACCGCGACCGTGGTTTTTCGACAACTGCACCGATTGTTGCCGAATTTGAATTGATTCAACCCCACGTTATGCGACTCCAGACCGCCTATGACGGCGCAAGTTTTGAAGAAGAAATTAAATTTGTTGGGAATAAACACCGCACACGCCAAACTATTACTTCCCGTGCGGGACAAGAACTGATGATCGCGCAATATTTAGAAACGCGCCTCTAG
- the ald gene encoding alanine dehydrogenase: MKIGVPKEIKDQEFRVGLSPSSVQVLASAGHHIFVEVGAGLGSGFTDAEYQQAGAEIVTTAAIAWEQDLVVKVKEPLPSEYDLLRPGQILFTYLHLAADRHLTEHLMQSGVTAIAYETVTDSKGNLPLLAPMSVIAGRLAVQFGARYLEKQQGGKGVLLGGVPGVGPGRVMILGGGTVGTEAAKMAVGLGAQVQILDINVDRLSYLETLFGSRVELLYSTPTQIQRWLPLADLVIGAVLLPGKRAPILVSRAAVKQMQWGSVIIDVAVDQGGCIETLRPTSHSAPTYLEEGVVHFGVPNMPGAVPWTATQALNNSTLPYVLQLANQGLGAIKQNPAIAQGLNIAERRLVHPSVREVFPDLAD; the protein is encoded by the coding sequence ATGAAAATCGGTGTCCCCAAGGAAATCAAAGACCAAGAATTTCGGGTTGGTTTATCACCGAGCAGTGTGCAAGTCCTCGCCAGTGCCGGTCATCATATTTTTGTTGAAGTAGGGGCGGGCCTCGGTTCTGGGTTTACGGATGCGGAATACCAACAGGCCGGAGCCGAAATAGTGACCACGGCAGCGATCGCCTGGGAGCAAGACCTGGTCGTTAAAGTCAAAGAACCGCTCCCCTCAGAATATGATTTGTTGCGGCCTGGACAAATCCTATTTACCTATCTCCATTTGGCAGCCGACCGCCACCTCACAGAACATTTAATGCAATCAGGCGTGACGGCGATCGCCTATGAAACAGTCACCGATAGTAAAGGTAATTTACCGTTACTTGCGCCGATGAGTGTCATTGCTGGACGCTTGGCAGTGCAGTTTGGGGCCCGCTATCTCGAAAAACAGCAAGGGGGCAAAGGTGTTTTACTGGGGGGCGTCCCTGGCGTTGGGCCAGGTCGGGTGATGATTCTTGGTGGGGGCACTGTTGGCACCGAAGCGGCAAAAATGGCCGTGGGTCTTGGGGCTCAGGTACAGATCCTCGACATTAATGTGGATCGCCTCAGTTATTTAGAAACGCTCTTTGGCTCCCGGGTGGAGCTACTCTACAGCACACCAACCCAAATTCAACGCTGGTTACCCCTCGCTGATCTGGTAATTGGGGCAGTGCTCTTACCGGGCAAACGCGCACCGATTTTAGTGTCCCGCGCCGCCGTTAAACAGATGCAATGGGGATCTGTGATTATCGATGTGGCCGTAGACCAAGGGGGCTGCATCGAAACTCTCCGACCCACCAGCCACAGCGCTCCCACTTATTTAGAGGAAGGGGTCGTTCATTTTGGGGTGCCAAATATGCCGGGCGCTGTACCTTGGACAGCAACCCAAGCCCTCAATAACAGCACTTTGCCCTATGTTCTTCAACTGGCTAATCAAGGTCTGGGAGCCATCAAACAAAATCCGGCGATCGCCCAGGGATTAAATATTGCCGAGCGGCGTTTGGTACATCCTTCGGTGCGAGAAGTTTTTCCCGATTTAGCAGACTAA